One genomic region from Phycisphaerales bacterium encodes:
- a CDS encoding helix-turn-helix domain-containing protein, with protein sequence MDSRTTETVPMLADVRAVAGLLGCSANHVRRLSDAGRMPKPLRVGGLVKWRRSDVLDWIANGCPRAR encoded by the coding sequence ATGGATTCGAGAACTACAGAGACGGTACCGATGCTGGCTGATGTGCGCGCCGTAGCCGGACTGCTTGGCTGCTCGGCAAACCACGTTCGCCGACTGTCCGACGCGGGGCGGATGCCCAAGCCGTTGAGGGTGGGCGGCCTAGTCAAGTGGAGGCGCTCCGACGTGTTGGATTGGATTGCGAACGGTTGCCCGCGGGCACGGTAG
- a CDS encoding helix-turn-helix transcriptional regulator — METLLETLRAALAADGRGVNELGRASGVGGGIVSRFLRGERGVSLTVAGKLASALGLVLVKREETGRHSTRARSKGERAAGTRKARQTGGKAPRKES, encoded by the coding sequence ATGGAAACCCTGCTCGAAACCTTGCGGGCGGCACTGGCGGCCGACGGCCGTGGCGTGAACGAACTTGGCCGCGCGTCTGGCGTGGGTGGCGGCATTGTGTCACGCTTCCTGCGGGGCGAGCGGGGCGTTTCCCTTACCGTGGCGGGCAAACTCGCGTCCGCGCTAGGGCTCGTGCTCGTAAAACGCGAGGAAACGGGGCGCCATTCAACGCGGGCACGCTCCAAGGGGGAGCGGGCGGCAGGGACGCGGAAAGCTCGGCAGACGGGCGGGAAAGCACCGAGAAAGGAATCCTAG
- a CDS encoding bifunctional DNA primase/polymerase, whose amino-acid sequence MPQDTSNSSNACQMAGERYLAAGLCALPADARHKRPRGSWKRYQTERPTRFELGNCDGVAVVCGAASGGLETLDFDAPDAFTAWADAVPPELLARLYIERTPRGGAHAIYLVTGGAQGNQRLASRIGADGRPEVLIETRGEGGLVLVAPTPGYVATNGELAALPTLSRAERDALIKAAKALDELEPATVGGPDDDTDDDSPCFVARDFAERGDVRGLLERHGWTFVGMGDGTNELWRRPGKDGDGHSATWNGAKFYVFSTAAPPFASGTAYDALGVLATLEHNGDVQQAIRAAEREGFGTFGVDLTHLLAALDAKPPTHGGLAFADVLDDLLAAALDGRPLVKTLATGCELLDESGGLACGEYLGLVGSPGVGKTLLADALTLGVLRADADATALTVALETAPAVRVARLVAGQAVRFNPATGVERFLPLSDLLRGELDPAGRELLCETAAALGDEIGTRWRFNTDADSAGAIAALVRRTRPTLLVVDHIGLLTLNGDDPVAGLDGALAAIQSALRESEAAAILVGELSKSALRSGDTSLASVRGSARFASLAGQVLSLSRDNESGDGDPCLKLALTKCRHGRAHLEQSAELLGGLGLVRLLPGVHPMGARGD is encoded by the coding sequence ATGCCACAAGATACTAGCAATTCAAGTAACGCATGTCAAATGGCGGGTGAACGCTACCTTGCGGCGGGGCTCTGCGCGCTCCCGGCCGATGCGCGACACAAGCGGCCGCGCGGCTCGTGGAAGCGATACCAGACGGAGCGGCCGACTCGGTTTGAGTTAGGCAACTGTGACGGCGTGGCTGTTGTCTGCGGTGCGGCTAGCGGCGGGCTCGAAACGCTGGATTTTGACGCCCCCGACGCTTTTACGGCATGGGCGGATGCCGTCCCGCCCGAGCTGCTCGCGCGACTCTATATTGAACGCACACCGCGCGGCGGCGCGCACGCTATCTACCTCGTGACGGGTGGCGCGCAAGGCAATCAAAGGCTCGCATCGCGCATCGGCGCCGACGGGCGGCCGGAAGTGCTGATCGAAACCCGCGGCGAAGGTGGGCTCGTGCTCGTGGCCCCGACGCCGGGGTATGTGGCGACGAATGGCGAACTCGCCGCGCTGCCGACGCTCTCGCGGGCTGAACGTGACGCACTGATAAAGGCTGCGAAGGCGCTCGATGAACTCGAACCCGCCACCGTGGGGGGGCCCGACGACGACACGGACGACGACTCACCGTGCTTTGTGGCGCGCGACTTCGCCGAACGCGGCGACGTGCGCGGACTTCTGGAAAGGCACGGGTGGACATTCGTCGGGATGGGCGACGGCACGAATGAATTGTGGCGGCGCCCCGGCAAAGACGGCGACGGGCATAGCGCCACCTGGAACGGCGCGAAGTTTTATGTCTTTTCGACGGCCGCACCGCCGTTCGCATCCGGGACGGCATACGATGCGCTCGGCGTGCTCGCGACGCTGGAACACAATGGCGACGTTCAACAGGCAATCCGGGCGGCCGAGCGCGAGGGCTTCGGGACGTTCGGTGTCGATCTAACACACCTGCTCGCAGCACTCGACGCTAAGCCCCCTACCCATGGCGGGCTGGCATTTGCCGACGTGCTCGACGATCTATTAGCGGCAGCGCTGGACGGGCGGCCGCTCGTGAAAACGCTGGCTACTGGCTGCGAATTACTTGACGAATCCGGCGGGCTTGCGTGCGGCGAATATCTGGGCCTGGTGGGCTCACCGGGCGTAGGAAAAACGCTGCTGGCCGACGCGCTGACGCTGGGCGTACTTCGGGCCGACGCTGATGCAACGGCGCTGACTGTGGCGCTCGAGACTGCGCCCGCTGTGAGGGTCGCGCGACTCGTGGCCGGGCAGGCTGTACGGTTCAACCCCGCCACCGGTGTTGAACGTTTCTTGCCGCTCTCCGACTTGCTGCGCGGCGAACTCGATCCAGCCGGGCGGGAGTTGCTGTGTGAAACGGCCGCGGCGCTTGGCGACGAAATCGGCACTAGGTGGCGATTCAACACTGACGCCGATTCGGCGGGCGCGATTGCGGCGCTCGTGCGCAGAACTCGGCCGACGCTGCTGGTGGTGGATCATATCGGGTTGCTCACGCTCAACGGCGACGACCCCGTGGCCGGGCTTGACGGCGCGCTAGCCGCGATTCAATCCGCGCTTCGCGAGAGCGAGGCGGCCGCGATTCTCGTCGGCGAGTTGTCGAAGAGCGCGCTCCGGAGCGGCGACACTTCGCTTGCGAGCGTGCGCGGCTCGGCGCGGTTCGCGTCGCTCGCCGGGCAAGTGTTGAGCCTGTCCCGCGACAACGAGAGCGGCGACGGCGATCCGTGTTTGAAATTGGCCCTGACAAAGTGTCGGCACGGTCGCGCGCACCTTGAGCAATCCGCCGAACTGCTGGGCGGGCTCGGGCTCGTGCGGTTGCTGCCCGGCGTGCATCCGATGGGGGCGCGCGGTGACTAA